From Pseudomonas putida, one genomic window encodes:
- a CDS encoding DUF3077 domain-containing protein: protein MPKDGTNEYTTPGKTMFYQAEGQTRPLFCIAPGIPCQDAREQASELMGCVRDLTITGVMDENPQLIWASYYLSALAKALLDDAELGMRR from the coding sequence ATGCCAAAAGACGGCACAAACGAATACACCACACCCGGCAAAACCATGTTCTACCAGGCTGAGGGCCAAACCCGCCCGCTGTTCTGCATCGCCCCAGGTATCCCCTGCCAGGATGCCAGGGAGCAAGCCTCGGAGCTGATGGGTTGCGTGCGCGATCTGACCATCACCGGGGTGATGGATGAAAATCCGCAACTGATCTGGGCGTCCTACTACCTGAGCGCGCTGGCCAAGGCGCTTCTGGATGATGCTGAGCTCGGGATGCGTCGTTAG
- a CDS encoding M20 aminoacylase family protein: MQQHQHILAWLTDVASDLRAIRHDIHAHPELGFEESRTAALVAQLLQEWGYEVHTGIGKTGVVGVLRNGSSPRKLGLRADMDALPIVETTGAEYTSRHQGCMHACGHDGHTTMLLGAARYLAATRQFDGTLTLIFQPAEEGQGGAEAMLADGLLERFPCDALFGMHNMPGLPAGHLGFREGPMMASQDLLTVTIEGVGGHGSMPHLTVDPLVAAASVVMALQTVVARNIDAQEAAVVTVGALQAGEAANVIPQQALLRLSLRALNAEVRAQTLERVQAIIVSQAQSYGCSARIEHRPAYPVLVNHPDENAFAHQVGVELLGAEAVDGNTRKLMGSEDFAWMLQRCPGAYLFIGNGVQRPMVHNPAYDFNDDILLTGAAYWGALTERWLN, translated from the coding sequence ATGCAGCAGCACCAGCACATCCTGGCCTGGCTCACCGACGTAGCCAGCGACCTGCGCGCCATCCGCCACGATATCCATGCCCACCCCGAACTCGGTTTTGAAGAAAGCCGCACCGCGGCCCTGGTCGCGCAACTGCTCCAGGAGTGGGGCTACGAAGTGCACACCGGCATCGGCAAAACCGGTGTGGTCGGCGTGCTGCGCAATGGCAGCAGCCCACGCAAACTGGGCCTGCGTGCCGATATGGACGCACTGCCTATCGTAGAAACCACCGGCGCTGAATACACCAGCCGTCACCAGGGCTGCATGCACGCCTGCGGCCATGACGGCCACACCACCATGCTGCTCGGCGCGGCTCGCTACCTGGCGGCCACGCGCCAGTTCGACGGCACGCTGACGCTGATTTTCCAGCCGGCCGAGGAGGGCCAGGGCGGGGCCGAGGCGATGCTGGCCGATGGGCTGCTGGAGCGCTTCCCGTGTGATGCGCTGTTCGGCATGCACAACATGCCGGGGCTGCCGGCGGGGCACCTGGGTTTTCGTGAAGGGCCGATGATGGCTTCGCAGGACCTGCTGACCGTGACCATCGAAGGCGTCGGCGGGCATGGCTCCATGCCGCACCTGACGGTCGACCCATTGGTGGCGGCAGCCAGTGTGGTGATGGCGCTGCAAACCGTGGTGGCGCGCAATATCGATGCGCAGGAGGCGGCGGTGGTAACCGTGGGCGCCCTGCAGGCAGGCGAGGCGGCCAACGTGATCCCGCAGCAGGCGCTGCTGCGGTTGAGCTTGCGTGCGCTGAACGCCGAGGTGCGGGCGCAGACCTTGGAGCGGGTGCAGGCGATCATCGTCAGCCAGGCCCAAAGCTATGGCTGCAGCGCCCGCATCGAACACCGCCCGGCGTACCCGGTGCTGGTCAACCACCCCGACGAAAACGCCTTTGCCCACCAGGTCGGCGTCGAGCTGCTCGGCGCCGAGGCGGTGGATGGCAACACCCGCAAGCTGATGGGCAGCGAAGACTTCGCCTGGATGCTGCAACGCTGCCCCGGCGCCTACCTGTTCATCGGCAACGGCGTACAGCGCCCGATGGTGCACAACCCTGCCTACGACTTCAACGACGACATCCTGCTGACCGGTGCCGCCTACTGGGGCGCCCTCACCGAGCGCTGGCTCAACTAG
- a CDS encoding citrate-proton symporter yields MQTSHTGASRTRQVVAAVIGNALEWYDFIVYGFLASIIARQFFPSDDEYASLLMALATFGVGFFMRPVGGVLLGIYSDRKGRKAAMQLIIRLMTVSIAMIAFAPSYLVIGMGAPLLIVVARMLQGFATGGEYASATAFLVESAPAHRKGLYGSWQLVGQCLAVFSGAAMVALVTHLCTPEALDSWGWRIPFVIGLLIGPVGLWIRKHMEEPEAFLEARKQAKGQAPSLWQVLREHRRSLLVSMGLACGATVSFYVVLVNMPTFAHKNLGLPLDQVLLVQMLAVGLMTVVIPLAGALSDRLGRRPVLMAFTLAFFVMVYPLYVWVAAAPSIERLLVMQLLLCTAIGGFFGPAPTALAEQFPIEVRSTGVSVAYNVAVMVFGGFAPLIVTWLSKVLGTPVAPSFYVLFACLLTLLGTYCLKEAPRAGKAAAFNFGVKP; encoded by the coding sequence ATGCAGACTTCACACACAGGCGCGTCGCGTACCCGGCAAGTGGTCGCGGCGGTCATCGGTAATGCCCTGGAGTGGTATGACTTTATCGTGTACGGCTTTCTGGCCAGCATCATCGCCCGCCAGTTCTTTCCCTCCGACGACGAGTACGCCTCGCTGCTGATGGCCTTGGCCACCTTCGGCGTGGGATTTTTCATGCGGCCGGTGGGCGGGGTGCTGCTGGGTATCTATTCCGACCGCAAAGGGCGCAAGGCGGCGATGCAACTGATCATCCGCCTGATGACCGTGTCCATCGCCATGATCGCCTTTGCGCCCAGCTACCTGGTCATTGGCATGGGCGCGCCGCTGTTGATCGTGGTGGCGCGCATGCTGCAGGGCTTTGCCACGGGCGGGGAATACGCCAGTGCCACGGCGTTTCTGGTAGAAAGTGCACCGGCCCATCGCAAGGGGCTGTATGGCTCGTGGCAGCTGGTGGGGCAGTGCCTGGCGGTGTTTTCGGGCGCGGCCATGGTCGCGCTGGTGACCCACCTGTGCACTCCCGAGGCGTTGGACAGCTGGGGCTGGCGAATTCCGTTCGTGATCGGCTTGCTGATCGGGCCGGTGGGGCTGTGGATTCGCAAGCACATGGAAGAGCCCGAGGCGTTCCTCGAAGCGCGCAAGCAGGCCAAGGGCCAGGCGCCGAGCTTGTGGCAGGTGCTGCGCGAGCATCGGCGCAGCTTGCTGGTGTCGATGGGGCTGGCCTGTGGGGCGACCGTGTCGTTTTACGTGGTGCTGGTGAACATGCCCACCTTCGCCCACAAAAACCTTGGCCTGCCACTGGACCAGGTGCTGCTGGTGCAGATGCTGGCCGTGGGCCTGATGACCGTGGTCATCCCCCTGGCCGGAGCACTGTCGGACCGGCTTGGCCGGCGCCCGGTGCTGATGGCCTTTACCTTGGCATTTTTCGTGATGGTGTACCCGCTGTACGTGTGGGTAGCCGCAGCGCCGTCGATCGAGCGCCTGCTGGTGATGCAACTGCTGCTGTGTACCGCCATCGGCGGCTTCTTCGGGCCGGCGCCCACCGCCTTGGCCGAGCAGTTCCCGATCGAGGTGCGCTCCACCGGGGTGTCGGTGGCCTATAACGTGGCGGTGATGGTGTTCGGCGGCTTCGCGCCGTTGATCGTCACGTGGCTGAGCAAGGTGCTGGGCACCCCGGTGGCGCCGTCGTTCTATGTGCTGTTCGCTTGCTTGTTGACTCTGCTGGGCACCTACTGCCTGAAAGAAGCCCCTCGCGCTGGCAAAGCTGCCGCTTTCAACTTTGGAGTGAAACCGTGA
- a CDS encoding amidase, which produces MNPLAIDPIVALDAQALSEAIHARQVSCREVMQAYLGHIERFNPQVNALVSLREGAVLLAEAEVRDRELAAGQSRGWMHGMPQAVKDLAATAGLRTTLGSPLFAEQVPAHDAISVARVRASGAIIVGKSNVPEFGLGSQSYNTLFGTTTNAYDHRRVAGGSSGGAAAALAMRLLPVADGSDMMGSLRNPAAFNNVFGLRPSQGRVPYGPTPELFVQQLATEGPMGRTVTDVARLLSVQAGHDPRAPLSLSDGPRDFAAGLQRDFKGVRVGWLGNFDGYLPMDEGVMDLCQAALADFAELGCEVEACQPGFDPGRLWQCWLTLRHFLVHGNLGAAYADPGKRAQLKPEAQWEVEGGLRLTAADVYQASLDRSAWYLALGKLFERYDYLLLPAAQVFPFDAAEPWPKVVGGQAMDTYHRWMEVVIGPTLAGLPSMSVPVGFNAAGLPMGLQIIGPAQADHAVLQLAYAHEQLTRWVARQPPGCLQVR; this is translated from the coding sequence GTGAACCCGTTAGCCATTGACCCGATCGTTGCCCTGGATGCCCAGGCGCTGTCCGAGGCGATCCACGCGCGCCAGGTGTCGTGCCGTGAAGTGATGCAGGCCTACCTGGGCCACATCGAGCGCTTCAACCCACAGGTCAATGCGCTGGTGTCGCTGCGCGAGGGCGCGGTGCTGCTGGCCGAGGCCGAGGTGCGTGACCGCGAATTGGCCGCCGGCCAGTCGCGCGGCTGGATGCATGGTATGCCGCAGGCGGTCAAGGACCTGGCCGCCACGGCGGGGCTGCGCACGACGCTTGGCTCGCCGCTGTTTGCCGAGCAAGTGCCGGCGCATGACGCCATCAGCGTGGCGCGGGTGCGGGCGAGCGGGGCGATCATTGTCGGCAAAAGCAATGTGCCGGAATTCGGCCTCGGCTCGCAGAGCTACAACACGTTGTTCGGCACCACCACCAATGCCTATGACCACCGCCGTGTGGCCGGCGGCAGCAGTGGCGGCGCCGCGGCGGCGTTGGCCATGCGCCTGCTGCCGGTGGCTGACGGCAGCGACATGATGGGCTCGCTGCGCAACCCGGCCGCGTTCAACAACGTGTTCGGCCTGCGCCCTTCGCAAGGGCGGGTGCCTTACGGGCCAACGCCGGAGCTGTTCGTGCAGCAGTTGGCCACCGAGGGGCCGATGGGGCGCACGGTGACGGACGTGGCGCGCTTGCTGTCGGTGCAGGCCGGGCACGACCCGCGCGCGCCGCTGTCGCTCAGTGACGGCCCGCGTGACTTTGCCGCCGGGTTGCAGCGCGATTTCAAAGGGGTGCGGGTGGGCTGGCTGGGCAACTTTGACGGCTACCTGCCGATGGACGAGGGGGTGATGGACCTGTGTCAGGCGGCCTTGGCAGACTTCGCCGAGCTGGGCTGCGAGGTCGAGGCGTGCCAGCCAGGGTTTGACCCGGGGCGTTTATGGCAATGCTGGCTCACCCTTCGCCACTTCCTGGTGCACGGCAACCTGGGCGCGGCGTATGCCGACCCAGGCAAGCGTGCACAGCTCAAGCCTGAGGCGCAGTGGGAAGTGGAGGGCGGCCTGCGCCTGACCGCGGCGGACGTCTACCAGGCTTCGCTGGACCGCAGCGCGTGGTACCTGGCGCTGGGCAAGTTGTTCGAGCGTTACGATTATTTGCTGTTGCCGGCTGCCCAAGTGTTCCCTTTCGATGCAGCCGAGCCGTGGCCCAAGGTGGTTGGCGGGCAGGCGATGGACACCTACCACCGCTGGATGGAGGTGGTGATTGGCCCGACTTTGGCCGGCCTGCCGAGCATGAGCGTGCCGGTGGGGTTCAACGCCGCCGGGCTGCCGATGGGCCTGCAGATCATAGGCCCGGCCCAGGCGGACCATGCCGTGCTGCAACTGGCCTATGCCCACGAACAACTGACCCGCTGGGTAGCGCGGCAGCCGCCTGGGTGCCTGCAGGTGCGCTGA